The genomic region AAACTCACCCTTTTTGCCGACTTTTTCAAGCATCGCATTGATCTGCGGCCCGCCGCCGTGAACGATGACGGGATGAATGCCGACCAGCTTCAGCAGCACGACATCGCGGGCAAACCCTTCTTTCAAGGCAGGTTCGGTCATCGCGTTGCCGCCGTATTTGATGACGGCGACCGAACCGGAAAACCGGCGGATGTAAGGCAGCGCTTCGGCAAGGATACGCGCCTTGTCGGCGGCGGAAATAATGTTTTCAGACTCCATAACGGCTCCCTATTGTTGACAATTTCGGCTTATGTTAACGCCAAACGCCGTCTGAAACAATCTTCAGACGGCATCCGGCAGACTTTCGAGCAGGTTGAAGCCTTGCGATACGGGCGGTAAAATCGCGGTTTATCCGGTTCGAGAAACCGGCGACAGCAAGGACTTTCCCATGATTAAAATCAGCACCCGCTTCGATGCCGGCTCGGTCGTCGTCAAAGACCTGACCGATCCTTCCAACATCCGCCTCGCCCTGCGTCCCGACAACGCCTCCGATTTTGCACAATGGTTCTACTTCCGGCTGCAAGGCGCGGCATATCAAAACTGCATCATGCATTTTGAAAACGCGGCAGAAGCCGCCTACCCGAAAGGCTGGGAAGGCTATCAGGCGTGTGCCTCATACGACCGCCGCAACTGGTTCCGCGTACCGACTTCCTACGAAAACGGCGTACTGACCGTCAATCATACGCCGCTGTCCAACAGCGTGTATTACGCCTATTTCGAACCTTACTCCGAAGAACAGCATTTAAACCTCCTCGGCGACGCGCAAGGCAGCGGCCTGTGCCGCATCGACGACTTGGGCAGCACCGTGCAAGGGCGCGACATCAATCTGCTGACCATCGGCAATCAGGTCGAAAGCGATCTGAAAATCTGGATTACCGCCCGCCAGCATCCGGGCGAAACCATGGCGGAATGGTTTGTCGAGGGGCTGCTCGGCAGGCTGCTCGATCCGCAAGACCCGACAGCGCGCACCCTGCTCGACCGCGCCACGTTCTATATCGTCCCCAATATGAACCCCGACGGTTCGGCACTGGGCAACCTTCGTACCAACGCCGCCGGTGCGAACCTCAACCGCGAATGGGAAAATCCGACTTTGGAAAAAAGCCCCGAAGTGTTCTTCGTGCGCGAAAAAATGCTGGAAACCGGCGTGGATTTGTTCTTGGACATCCACGGCGACGAAGGGCTGCCCTTTATCTTTGTTGCAGGAACTGAAGGCGTGCCAAACTACAATCCGCGCATTTCCGCGTTGGAAACACAGTTCAAAACCGCCCTTTTGAACGCCAGCCCCGA from Neisseria meningitidis harbors:
- a CDS encoding M14-type cytosolic carboxypeptidase, with the translated sequence MIKISTRFDAGSVVVKDLTDPSNIRLALRPDNASDFAQWFYFRLQGAAYQNCIMHFENAAEAAYPKGWEGYQACASYDRRNWFRVPTSYENGVLTVNHTPLSNSVYYAYFEPYSEEQHLNLLGDAQGSGLCRIDDLGSTVQGRDINLLTIGNQVESDLKIWITARQHPGETMAEWFVEGLLGRLLDPQDPTARTLLDRATFYIVPNMNPDGSALGNLRTNAAGANLNREWENPTLEKSPEVFFVREKMLETGVDLFLDIHGDEGLPFIFVAGTEGVPNYNPRISALETQFKTALLNASPDFQDEYGYEKDAPGQANMTLATNWVGNRFNCLAYTLEMPFKDNANLPDDDFGWNGQRSLRLGEAALSAILNIIGDLR